Proteins encoded by one window of Arachis ipaensis cultivar K30076 chromosome B04, Araip1.1, whole genome shotgun sequence:
- the LOC107635617 gene encoding fanconi-associated nuclease 1 homolog produces MLTGRESLVRLIGKRRRFLPNRHSILSQTLPPNQSCFDICSDNSGSGIQLGKDDDLKRLKSFGDNEHENALSSSSVVDCPVCGSKIPGNNNEINSHLDACLLRGTKRKLTQRTLLQLNFSPVLSKVKIVPDELVESDNPGIVPLSPPETIAREEIEDSGSEELTGKESLLIDSEIDCMVSSSSFCPKNEMAELPMDDCKPDTFEATLDTFIVGRRYADREEISPGLTIALSRDPYNVKDSNAIKVVSSDSAGCKLLGFLPRELAQYISPLVDEYGFRFLGSVISVPENSLENVPIRLQRTSDGERNYGDETFNCLWRKAQSVSRNPPQSAKYQLNFCLMLQEVLRNNTHLLTEDEKTYLESFTLLSNDSQRIFIRLYTRKGPWFRMSSISYPEIMDVHKAVKELDEKGYMCSMEEAHQLSESDVSDILNILSVSELREIWRMLEKSCGRGMKKQDLVSSLVSTYADGLCPGLSIMIMNRTGSCVRISSKAESLIWRTERLFFLNGEQDLSSFLLVDMGKVKYPTYNCILSESVFSNRRDLLSYEEAIEVAQIMDEALGANRTDTVLRCIKIAESHISAALPIQYLTSESVITIRHLFTASWVYSKVVILGISFLEQERRYRDAIDLLKWLLNCFTCDVRRGYWTLRLSVDLEHLGYTEESLQVAENGLLDPWVRAGSRMALQRRVVRLGKPPRRWKVPSFSRSAMRKIPEVYVQGRPINSDLGAKSRFYNEEGEQCGVEELALYYYAGEGGGWQGVHTESGIWLTIFGLLMWDVIFADVPNVFYTRFQNAPLDLGTDSFYSVRKSSIESHLRKIRDGMAEECLIKSWETHNGTACRGVNWDRHTLHELRAAVTCVGGHCLASLCELLTQDYRSWSSGMPDLLLWRFNGEYSGEAKLVEVKGPRDRLSEQQRAWLLLLMDCGFVVEVCKVKPL; encoded by the exons ATGCTGACTGGAAGAGAAAGCTTGGTTCGTTTGATCGGAAAACGGCGTCGCTTCCTTCCCAATCGCCATTCCATTCTCTCCCAAACCCTTCCTCCTAACCAG AGCTGCTTTGATATTTGTTCTGATAATAGCGGTTCTGGAATTCAGTTGGGGAAGGATGATGACTTGAAACGATTGAAGTCTTTTGGGGATAATGAGCATGAGAATGCACTGTCTTCAAGTAGTGTTGTAGATTGTCCCGTTTGTGGGTCTAAGATTCCTGGGAATAACAATGAGATCAATTCTCATTTGG ATGCTTGTCTGTTGCGAGGAACTAAGCGGAAACTAACGCAACGCACCCTCCTTCAGTTAAACTTCAGCCCTGTATTATCCAAAGTCAAAATTGTTCCTGATGAGTTGGTTGAGTCAGACAATCCGGGTATTGTACCACTGTCACCACCTGAAACAATTGCTCGGGAGGAAATTGAGGATAGTGGATCTGAAGAATTGACTGGAAAGGAAAGCCTGCTCATTGATAGCGAGATTGATTGTATGGTTAGCAGCTCATCCTTTTGCCCGAAGAATGAGATGGCTGAATTGCCAATGGATGATTGTAAACCTGACACATTTGAAGCTACACTTGATACTTTTATTGTTGGCCGGAGATATGCTGATCGTGAGGAGATATCTCCTGGTCTTACCATTGCTCTTTCAAGAGACCCTTATAATGTTAAGGATTCCAATGCCATAAAG GTTGTGTCTTCGGATTCTGCAGGCTGTAAGTTATTAGGTTTTCTCCCCCGTGAGCTAGCACAATATATATCTCCTCTAGTTGACGAGTATGGCTTTCGTTTTCTG GGAAGTGTCATTTCTGTTCCTGAGAATTCTCTTGAAAATGTCCCAATTCGCCTCCAGAGAACATCGGATGGTGAAAGAAACTATGGAGATGAGACATTTAATTGCTTATGGAGAAAAGCTCAATCTGTAAGCAGGAATCCACCTCAATCTGCAAAGTATCAGCTGAATTTTTGTCTTATGCTACAAGAGGTGTTAAGAAATAATACTCACCTTCTAACAGAAGATGAAAAAACCTATCTGG AGTCATTCACTTTACTCTCAAATGACAGTCAGAGGATTTTTATTCGGCTATACACCAGAAAAG GTCCTTGGTTTCGCATGTCTAGTATATCATATCCTGAAATAATGGATGTTCACAAGGCAGTCAAGGAACTCGATg AGAAGGGATATATGTGTTCTATGGAAGAAGCACATCAACTGTCTGAAAGTGATGTGAGTGATATCTTGAATATACTATCTGTCTCTGAGCTACGCGAAATTTGGCGTATGCTTGAAAAG AGTTGTGGTCGTGGGATGAAGAAGCAAGATCTCGTGTCATCTCTGGTTTCTACATATGCAGATGGACTATG TCCTGGCCTATCCattatgattatgaatagaaCTGGCTCCTGTGTTAGAATTTCTTCAAAAGCTGAATCTCTCATATGGCGTACTGAG AGACTTTTCTTCTTAAATGGAGAGCAGGATCTCTCGTCCTTTCTGTTGGTTGATATGGGAAAAGTGAAGTATCCAACTTACAACTGCATCTTATCGGAGTCAGTTTTTTCAAATCGCAGGGATCTGCTCTCATATGAAGAG GCCATTGAAGTGGCCCAGATTATGGATGAAGCTCTTGGTGCAAATAGAACTGACACAGTGTTGAGGTGTATAAAGATTGCTGAATCTCATATATCTGCTGCTTTACCCATCCAGTACTTGACCTCTGAATCTGTAATTACAATCCGCCATTTATTTACTGCATCATGGGTTTACTCCAAGGTCGTCATATTAGGGATATCCTTTCTTGAGCAAGAACGCAG GTATAGGGATGCAATTGACCTACTAAAGTGGCTGCTAAATTGTTTCACTTGTGATGTAAGAAGAGGGTATTGGACATTGAGGTTATCAGTTGACCTGGAGCACCTTGGCTACACTGAGGAGAGCCTTCAAGTTGCTGAAAATGGGTTGCTGGATCCCTGGGTACGTGCTGGTTCAAGAATGGCATTGCAAAGGCGAGTTGTTCGCTTAGGAAAACCACCAAGGCGATGGAAAGTTCCTAGTTTTTCAAGGTCTGCTATGAGGAAGATCCCTGAG GTTTATGTTCAAGGGAGACCCATAAATTCTGATTTGGGAGCAAAGAGCAGGTTCTACAATGAAGAGGGAGAGCAATGTGGAGTTGAAGAACTTGCTTTGTATTATTATGCCGGGGAAGGAGGTGGATGGCAAGGTGTCCACACAGAGAGTGGCATTTGGTTAACCATTTTTGGGCTTCTAATGTGGGATGTCATATTTGCTGATGTGCCAAATGTCTTCTATACTAGATTTCAG AATGCTCCTTTGGATTTGGGTACCGATAGCTTTTATTCAGTGAGAAAGAGTAGCATAGAATCCCATCTGCGGAAAATTCGCGATGGCATGGCTGAGGAATGTCTAATAAAGTCATGGGAAACCCATAATGGAACGGCTTGTAGAGGGGTTAATTGGGACCGCCATACCTTACACGAGCTACGTGCTGCTGTTACTTGCGTCGGGGGCCATTGTTTGGCTTCTCTTTGTGAACTTCTTACTCAAGACTATCGGAGCTGGTCTAGTGGAATGCCTGATTTGCTGCTATGGCGTTTCAATGGAGAATACAGCGGTGAAGCCAAGCTTGTTGAAGTGAAAGGCCCAAGGGATCGTCTCTCCGAACAGCAGAGAGCATGGCTACTATTGCTCATGGATTGTGGATTTGTCGTTGAGGTATGTAAAGTGAAACCTTTGTAG